A portion of the Simkania negevensis Z genome contains these proteins:
- the can gene encoding carbonate dehydratase: MRELDELFENNRRWAKNQQIVNPSFFQEMSKCQTPKYLWIGCSDSRIPANEILGLEPGEVFVHRNVANIFPHTDFNCLSVLQYGIEYLNIEHVIVCGHTQCGGVAAAMEQAQLGLVDNWLRNIRDIYSREKETLESIENPKERYNRLVEFNVLYQVMNICHTTIVQNAWGKQKKVSVHGWVYDISTGLLKDLNCCVSSLGQVEDTYRTLKLH, translated from the coding sequence GTGAGAGAGCTTGACGAGCTTTTTGAAAACAACAGACGTTGGGCGAAAAATCAGCAAATAGTAAACCCCAGTTTTTTTCAAGAAATGTCAAAATGCCAAACACCTAAATATCTTTGGATAGGGTGCTCAGATAGCCGTATTCCTGCTAATGAAATTTTAGGGTTGGAACCAGGCGAAGTGTTTGTGCATCGCAATGTTGCAAATATCTTTCCCCATACAGATTTTAACTGTTTATCTGTCTTGCAATATGGGATTGAGTACCTCAACATAGAGCATGTGATTGTCTGTGGCCATACGCAGTGTGGAGGAGTCGCAGCAGCGATGGAACAGGCCCAACTTGGTTTAGTCGACAATTGGCTAAGGAACATACGTGATATCTATTCACGAGAAAAAGAGACTCTTGAAAGTATTGAAAATCCAAAAGAAAGATATAATCGCCTAGTAGAATTCAATGTCCTTTATCAAGTTATGAATATTTGCCATACAACAATTGTACAAAATGCATGGGGAAAGCAGAAAAAAGTTAGCGTGCATGGTTGGGTCTATGACATCTCTACAGGTCTATTAAAAGACCTTAATTGCTGCGTTTCTTCTCTTGGACAAGTCGAAGACACATATCGCACGCTAAAACTACATTAA
- a CDS encoding DUF2309 domain-containing protein yields MGLKERIIQLEEGNWQVSNELQRKKTETICEVVERAANIIPNVWPIQNFIATNPLKDLESLRFDHAFTYASTYYDSLRPLDSLTREVNIALIKWCQTYLAQGQATIPMPCADENFYKAWCGIARFDRRLHHNSIQARNWLATLPETADQAIEFVLDKLNISIADQEEYLRQQLVELPGWAGFAKWSESSDQYKISLLDFLAVRLSILWSLKEVDYLNPPKSNQFLKRPRDSMFIQKLKDCEDQYLQALLGKFKNRSLREPLALQTKAQFIFCIDVRSEPIRREIESIGGYETFGAAGFFGLPIAVKPYGSDAFLTACPAIVKPQYKVQEKIIGTNRTKHHLLFQMRRKLKEVYQIMKYSFVSPFTLVETLGLWCGIRMVVNLVTPYLLKKIHRCYQRQFEAVKHPNLDTVDYPIHARTDHAETFLCSIGLSKHFSKHIFVCGHTSQTENNPYAAALKCGACSGNGGGTNAQTIVAILNDKTVREELKSRGINIPQDTRFIACEHNTTTDQFTYFLEQDEKTLELQTIIEHLEQACSENRIKRLKQLGVKTTAKTSMRKASLRGQKWSETRPEWGLAKNGSFIIGPRKLTVGIDLMGRSFLHSYDWDQDPTDKILEAILMGPMVVAEWINMQYFFSTLDPLAFGSGSKVTHNVVGKIGVMQGNGSDLMFGLPLQSVHVNDHTPYHELQRLITIIYSPPSKISRILEKQQVLRKLFLNQWVRLVAIDPETTQSYELNERGGWDKVLLD; encoded by the coding sequence GTGGGTCTAAAGGAAAGAATCATTCAATTAGAAGAAGGAAATTGGCAAGTTTCGAATGAGTTACAACGAAAAAAAACTGAGACGATCTGCGAAGTTGTTGAACGCGCTGCGAATATTATTCCTAACGTATGGCCAATACAAAATTTCATTGCCACCAACCCGCTAAAAGACCTAGAATCGCTCAGATTTGATCATGCTTTTACTTATGCATCAACCTATTACGATAGCTTAAGGCCGTTAGACTCTTTAACAAGAGAGGTGAACATCGCGCTCATCAAATGGTGTCAAACTTATCTTGCCCAAGGACAAGCTACCATTCCAATGCCTTGCGCAGACGAGAATTTTTACAAAGCCTGGTGTGGGATCGCAAGGTTTGATAGGCGGCTCCATCACAATTCGATTCAAGCGCGCAATTGGCTGGCAACACTTCCAGAAACTGCCGATCAAGCTATCGAATTTGTTTTAGATAAACTAAATATTTCCATTGCTGATCAAGAGGAGTATTTACGACAGCAGTTAGTAGAGCTTCCGGGTTGGGCAGGCTTTGCTAAATGGTCCGAATCTTCAGATCAATATAAGATTTCTTTACTGGATTTTTTAGCGGTGCGCTTGTCTATTTTATGGTCGCTGAAAGAAGTAGATTATTTGAATCCTCCTAAAAGTAACCAATTTTTGAAAAGACCTCGTGATTCAATGTTTATTCAAAAACTAAAAGACTGTGAAGACCAATATTTACAGGCGTTGCTTGGAAAATTTAAAAACCGTTCTTTAAGAGAGCCATTGGCCTTGCAGACTAAAGCGCAATTCATTTTTTGCATTGATGTACGTTCTGAACCCATAAGAAGGGAAATCGAGAGTATTGGAGGCTATGAAACCTTTGGTGCTGCAGGTTTTTTCGGCTTACCGATCGCTGTGAAGCCATATGGAAGTGATGCTTTCTTGACAGCTTGCCCAGCAATCGTCAAGCCTCAATACAAAGTTCAAGAAAAAATAATAGGGACTAATAGAACTAAACATCACCTATTATTTCAAATGAGAAGAAAATTAAAAGAAGTGTATCAAATTATGAAGTATAGCTTTGTTTCTCCTTTTACTTTAGTAGAAACATTGGGGCTTTGGTGCGGTATTAGAATGGTAGTAAATCTTGTCACTCCTTACTTATTGAAAAAAATTCATAGATGCTATCAGAGACAATTTGAGGCTGTAAAACACCCTAATCTTGACACGGTAGATTATCCAATACATGCACGCACTGATCATGCAGAGACGTTTTTGTGTTCAATTGGTTTAAGCAAGCATTTTAGCAAACATATTTTTGTGTGTGGACATACAAGTCAAACTGAAAATAATCCTTATGCAGCGGCACTTAAGTGTGGTGCCTGTAGTGGCAATGGAGGAGGAACAAATGCGCAAACAATTGTTGCAATTTTAAATGATAAAACTGTGCGTGAAGAACTCAAATCAAGAGGTATAAATATTCCACAAGACACACGATTTATTGCTTGTGAACACAATACAACAACAGATCAATTCACCTATTTTCTTGAACAGGATGAGAAAACTCTTGAACTACAAACCATTATAGAGCATTTAGAGCAAGCTTGTAGCGAAAACCGTATCAAGCGTTTAAAGCAACTTGGGGTAAAAACTACAGCTAAAACTTCTATGAGAAAAGCTTCATTGAGAGGGCAAAAATGGTCTGAAACACGCCCTGAATGGGGGCTAGCAAAGAATGGCTCTTTTATCATTGGTCCTAGGAAATTGACAGTTGGGATTGATTTGATGGGGAGGAGCTTTTTGCATTCTTATGATTGGGATCAAGATCCTACGGACAAAATACTTGAAGCAATCTTAATGGGGCCGATGGTTGTTGCGGAGTGGATCAATATGCAGTACTTTTTCTCTACATTAGACCCTCTTGCTTTTGGCTCTGGAAGCAAAGTGACACACAATGTTGTTGGAAAAATTGGAGTCATGCAAGGAAATGGAAGTGACTTGATGTTTGGGCTTCCCTTGCAGTCAGTCCATGTAAATGACCATACCCCTTATCATGAACTACAACGCTTAATCACAATAATTTACTCCCCCCCTTCCAAAATCAGTAGAATCCTTGAAAAACAACAAGTTTTAAGGAAACTTTTTTTGAACCAATGGGTCAGACTTGTTGCAATAGATCCAGAAACAACTCAAAGCTATGAATTAAATGAAAGAGGGGGTTGGGATAAAGTTTTGCTTGATTAA
- a CDS encoding proton-conducting transporter transmembrane domain-containing protein — protein sequence MLNDSYSIIFFLVLISFLILGAISIQIFFRNSLRYGALTSSTVTALGLLGCGFAWLVELPNQSSASFLGYRVTELSRVLATLILFTSMIIHIFSLRYMAGDRRFLTYFSHLGIVTSALLSSVIANHLLLLLFSLGVAYFTLTRLMIHKKGWSAAKEAGRLASITFGLGLALIAVAGAIFTWNTGNFEMTKMIENAQCCSLLQKSLGTLCLILAALTFSGIWPFHRFLISSANSPTPVSALMHAGLINGGGVLLVRFAPIYAESIGMMNLILILGLLTATLGTFWKLIQTDIKRMLACSTMAQMGFMFIQCGLGLFPAAIAHLCWHGVFKSYLFLRSGSIRTVQKKRTPQGLKIMRVLMIIGCGIFAAEGFMYGSFYPLSFFNSSAVLVIIACIGGVQLGNAIMNRTNIWSFFLTGILCMIMGWVYALSVGIIEKALGMEALFVSHPINFVHFVLVLVLITPWALMQFRCFSKFRKSSLWKRVYVAGLNGSQPHPKTITAHWAEYKY from the coding sequence TTGCTAAACGACAGTTATTCAATAATTTTCTTTTTAGTTTTGATAAGCTTTCTTATTTTAGGAGCAATATCGATTCAAATTTTTTTTCGTAATAGTCTTAGGTATGGGGCGTTAACTTCTAGTACGGTGACAGCTCTAGGATTATTAGGATGTGGTTTTGCTTGGCTAGTAGAATTACCTAATCAGAGCTCTGCTTCTTTTTTGGGATATCGAGTCACCGAACTTTCACGGGTCCTTGCGACCTTAATTCTTTTCACAAGTATGATCATTCACATTTTTTCGCTTCGCTATATGGCGGGAGATCGTCGTTTTCTGACTTATTTTTCCCATTTGGGGATTGTTACATCAGCGCTTTTAAGTTCTGTAATAGCAAACCATCTACTTCTGCTCTTATTTTCCCTTGGAGTAGCCTATTTTACCTTGACTAGACTTATGATACATAAAAAAGGTTGGTCTGCAGCTAAAGAGGCGGGTCGCTTGGCAAGCATTACATTTGGATTGGGTTTAGCACTTATTGCTGTTGCAGGAGCGATCTTTACTTGGAATACAGGAAATTTTGAAATGACTAAGATGATAGAAAATGCTCAATGTTGCTCATTACTTCAAAAATCCTTGGGAACTTTATGTTTGATTCTTGCTGCATTGACATTTTCTGGAATTTGGCCTTTCCATCGTTTTTTGATTAGCTCTGCAAATTCTCCAACTCCTGTTTCGGCACTCATGCATGCAGGCCTTATTAATGGTGGAGGGGTATTACTCGTTCGATTTGCCCCCATTTATGCGGAGTCGATCGGAATGATGAATCTAATTTTGATTTTAGGGCTTTTGACAGCCACGCTTGGAACTTTTTGGAAGTTAATTCAAACAGATATTAAGCGTATGTTGGCTTGCTCAACAATGGCTCAGATGGGATTTATGTTTATCCAATGCGGACTTGGACTTTTTCCTGCAGCAATTGCTCACTTGTGTTGGCATGGCGTGTTTAAGTCCTACTTATTCTTAAGGTCAGGGTCTATTAGAACTGTACAAAAAAAGCGAACACCACAAGGACTAAAGATCATGAGAGTGCTTATGATAATAGGATGCGGGATTTTCGCGGCAGAAGGATTCATGTACGGAAGTTTTTACCCCTTATCTTTTTTTAACAGCAGTGCTGTATTAGTTATTATTGCATGTATTGGAGGGGTGCAACTAGGGAATGCGATAATGAATAGAACAAATATTTGGTCATTTTTTCTAACAGGAATTCTATGCATGATCATGGGATGGGTATATGCTTTAAGTGTTGGGATAATCGAAAAAGCGTTAGGTATGGAAGCTTTATTTGTTTCCCATCCTATTAATTTTGTTCATTTTGTATTAGTTCTGGTGTTGATCACTCCATGGGCCTTGATGCAATTTAGATGTTTTTCCAAGTTTCGAAAGAGCTCCCTATGGAAGAGAGTGTATGTTGCAGGTTTAAATGGGAGTCAACCCCATCCTAAAACCATTACAGCTCACTGGGCTGAGTATAAGTATTAA
- a CDS encoding LysR substrate-binding domain-containing protein: MIDYGIHCFIAVAKTKSFTRAADMVKRTQSAVTQQINKLERQLNKQLFHRGKEITLTKDGELFLPYAHKLSQLSKEVTDCFSKPELEGEITIGIPEDFATLFLSDILFDFTSLHPRIRLNVECDLTVRLYNSFRDGLFDIVVVKMSRPEDFHYGVEIWSESLEWVSAPQYLNTIDSINFLPLVLLPEPCVYRAQALAALEKANIPWKIVFNSPSYVGTTAAVKARIGVTALPKTLIPADLVPIEKNVLPELPDIHVSLLKKSSESPSIQTLESFILEKLGRASIHATNSKTTQRPTKRWQSYIKRSRSSRNRYD, from the coding sequence ATGATTGATTACGGAATTCACTGCTTCATAGCTGTAGCTAAAACTAAAAGTTTTACACGAGCTGCCGACATGGTTAAAAGAACACAGTCTGCTGTCACACAACAAATAAACAAACTAGAGCGCCAACTCAATAAACAACTCTTTCATAGAGGCAAAGAAATCACCTTAACAAAAGATGGTGAACTCTTTCTACCCTACGCACACAAACTTTCTCAACTCTCTAAAGAAGTCACAGATTGTTTTTCAAAGCCTGAATTAGAAGGAGAAATTACCATCGGGATTCCTGAAGATTTTGCCACACTTTTTCTATCTGACATTCTCTTTGACTTTACAAGTTTACACCCTCGGATTCGGCTTAATGTTGAGTGTGATTTAACAGTAAGACTTTACAACAGCTTCAGAGATGGATTATTTGATATTGTAGTTGTCAAAATGTCACGCCCTGAAGATTTTCATTATGGAGTTGAAATTTGGTCCGAATCACTCGAATGGGTTAGTGCGCCACAGTATTTAAATACCATCGATTCGATTAACTTCCTGCCTCTCGTTTTACTTCCAGAGCCATGCGTATATCGAGCTCAAGCTTTAGCAGCATTAGAAAAAGCAAACATTCCTTGGAAAATTGTCTTTAATAGTCCAAGTTACGTTGGAACAACAGCGGCAGTTAAAGCAAGAATAGGGGTGACAGCGCTTCCTAAAACCTTAATTCCGGCTGATCTTGTGCCAATTGAAAAGAATGTCTTACCCGAACTTCCAGATATTCACGTATCTCTTCTGAAAAAATCTTCTGAAAGTCCTTCAATTCAAACCTTAGAAAGTTTTATCCTCGAAAAATTAGGAAGAGCCTCTATACATGCAACAAATAGCAAAACAACTCAAAGACCTACAAAACGTTGGCAAAGCTACATTAAAAGATCTAGAAGTTCTCGGAATCGATACGATTGA
- a CDS encoding helix-hairpin-helix domain-containing protein → MQQIAKQLKDLQNVGKATLKDLEVLGIDTIELLAEQDPTFLFQELERRTQKQHDPCVWDVFAAIIHEAKTGTPTKWWEWTVKRKALDSPLHAEGNSD, encoded by the coding sequence ATGCAACAAATAGCAAAACAACTCAAAGACCTACAAAACGTTGGCAAAGCTACATTAAAAGATCTAGAAGTTCTCGGAATCGATACGATTGAGCTCTTAGCTGAGCAAGATCCAACTTTTCTCTTTCAAGAATTAGAAAGACGGACCCAAAAACAGCACGACCCCTGTGTATGGGATGTTTTTGCAGCCATCATTCATGAAGCAAAAACAGGCACCCCTACAAAATGGTGGGAGTGGACAGTGAAGAGAAAAGCCCTCGACTCCCCCTTACACGCTGAGGGGAATAGTGATTGA
- the cyoE gene encoding heme o synthase codes for MEKIQSQRVPLSLKAYLILIKPGIIMGNAITAVGGFALASKGHFDFWLLLAMLEGLSLIVASACVFNNYIDREADRKMSRTRNRPLAVGSVSNLAALIYATLLGLSGVFLLAKLTNLLTLFIALLGFVVYVGLYSFLKYRTIHGTLIGSIAGAVPPVVGYTAVSGGLDLAAIIIFGVIMMWQMPHFFAISVYRLKDYDAAAIPVLPLKKGIGATKVQMLLYIGLFMCVSSLLTVFGFVSLLYLFVSTLIGLYWFWMGIKGFKARSDQKWARRMFIFSLVAVMALSITIPLSV; via the coding sequence ATGGAAAAAATACAATCTCAAAGAGTTCCGTTATCGCTTAAAGCGTATCTCATATTGATTAAACCTGGAATTATCATGGGCAATGCCATCACTGCGGTGGGAGGATTTGCTTTAGCTTCGAAAGGGCACTTTGACTTTTGGCTTCTTCTTGCCATGCTTGAAGGGCTTTCTTTGATTGTTGCTTCGGCTTGTGTCTTTAACAATTATATTGATCGGGAAGCAGATCGTAAAATGAGCCGTACCCGTAATCGCCCTTTAGCAGTTGGAAGTGTCTCAAATTTAGCAGCTCTTATCTACGCGACTCTTTTAGGTCTTTCTGGTGTTTTTTTACTTGCAAAGTTGACTAACCTGCTCACTCTTTTTATTGCTCTTCTTGGTTTTGTCGTCTATGTTGGGCTCTATAGCTTTCTCAAGTATCGCACCATTCATGGAACACTCATTGGCAGCATTGCAGGTGCTGTGCCTCCCGTTGTAGGTTATACGGCGGTGTCAGGTGGTTTGGATCTCGCTGCAATTATCATCTTTGGCGTGATCATGATGTGGCAAATGCCCCACTTTTTTGCAATCTCTGTCTATCGCTTGAAAGATTATGATGCCGCTGCGATTCCGGTCTTACCCCTTAAAAAGGGGATAGGAGCGACTAAAGTGCAGATGTTACTCTACATCGGCCTTTTTATGTGCGTCTCTTCGCTACTTACCGTCTTTGGATTTGTCTCTTTACTTTATCTCTTTGTTTCCACTTTGATTGGTCTCTACTGGTTTTGGATGGGAATCAAAGGATTTAAAGCGAGGAGTGATCAGAAATGGGCGCGCAGGATGTTCATCTTTTCTCTTGTAGCGGTTATGGCCCTTTCAATCACTATTCCCCTCAGCGTGTAA
- a CDS encoding cytochrome o ubiquinol oxidase subunit IV → MIDTHHGWNFSFKPITIGFVLSIILTAAAYRIVTHHHVSKMMMTEAVAFLAIAQAALQLIFFLHLGLESKPRWSSFMFLSMVFFILVLVIGSIWIMWHLGYNTMPSMEQMKQM, encoded by the coding sequence ATGATTGATACACATCATGGCTGGAATTTTAGCTTTAAGCCCATCACGATTGGGTTTGTTTTGTCCATAATTCTTACGGCTGCAGCCTACCGGATTGTGACTCATCATCATGTTTCCAAGATGATGATGACGGAAGCTGTGGCATTTCTTGCAATTGCTCAAGCTGCCTTGCAGCTCATCTTTTTCCTCCATTTAGGATTAGAATCCAAGCCTCGTTGGAGCTCGTTCATGTTTTTATCGATGGTATTTTTCATCTTGGTTCTCGTTATTGGATCGATCTGGATTATGTGGCACCTTGGTTACAACACGATGCCATCAATGGAACAAATGAAGCAAATGTGA
- a CDS encoding cytochrome c oxidase subunit 3, whose translation MTQSKAIKHEALPDPFSDEYSRTVFGFWVYLLTDFMMFATIFAVYAVLHKNTFGGPGPRELFDLPMVLNQTWILLVATFFVGLGGASAHRNSRRAAITYFVFSFLLGVIFLWLQGCDMARLIEQGATWKSNGFLSSYYTLIGTFDVHIIFGLLWTIVLIFPVMKRGLDIVSVRRLTCLRMFWQFLNIVWIFIFSVVYLIGVAE comes from the coding sequence ATGACACAGTCAAAAGCAATAAAACACGAAGCACTACCTGATCCTTTTTCAGATGAGTATTCAAGAACGGTTTTTGGTTTTTGGGTCTACCTTTTAACCGATTTCATGATGTTTGCTACAATTTTTGCTGTTTATGCTGTCTTGCATAAGAATACGTTTGGAGGACCTGGACCTAGAGAGCTATTTGATTTGCCAATGGTTTTAAATCAAACGTGGATTTTACTAGTCGCAACATTTTTTGTCGGGCTAGGAGGAGCCTCTGCTCATCGGAATAGTAGAAGAGCAGCAATCACCTACTTTGTCTTTTCTTTTCTTTTAGGTGTCATCTTTTTATGGCTACAAGGATGCGATATGGCTCGTTTAATTGAGCAAGGAGCCACTTGGAAAAGTAATGGATTTTTGTCTTCCTATTATACATTAATTGGAACATTTGATGTTCATATCATTTTTGGTCTTCTATGGACGATCGTGTTGATTTTCCCTGTTATGAAGAGAGGGCTTGACATTGTGAGTGTTAGAAGATTGACCTGTCTACGGATGTTTTGGCAATTTTTGAATATTGTTTGGATTTTTATCTTTTCTGTTGTTTATCTCATAGGAGTGGCTGAATGA
- the cyoB gene encoding cytochrome o ubiquinol oxidase subunit I, protein MFGRLNALALKHDWIEYAAGVSMVLAGIFILALITYHKKWKWLWEEYITSVDHKKIGIMYLVVSFVMLVKGFIDALMMRAQQAIACGDNLGYLGAEHYQQIFTAHGVTMIFFVGMGVIFGLINIILPLQLGARDVAFPLLNSISFWLFTAGGLYILISLVIGVFAGTGWTAYPPLAGLKYNPGVGVDYWIWSIQISGIGSLLSGVNFFVTILKMRCPGMTLWRMPVFAWATLGCVILIIASFPILTANLAMLSTDRLLDTKIFTAGFGGNPMMYINLLWAWGHPEVYILILPIFGVFSEYVPVFSRKKLFGYPSMVWAIIVIVFLSFIVWLHHFFTMGAGPSVNAFFGIMTMIIAVPTGVKVFNWLFTMYRGKVQFTSPMLWFVGFVITFALGGMTGVMMAVPGIDFQVHNSLFLIAHFHQVIIGGVVFGFFGGFTYWFPKMFGFTLIEKYGKAAFWCWFFGFLIAFMPLYLLGFMGATRRLNHYEASTGWQPLFVTAAIGSLIIAVGVFFQVLQLWVSIKHRKENRDTTGDPWDGRTLEWATTSPPPFYNFAFTPEVHGRDAFWDMKYSKRKPLDNRPYEDIHMPSNSGIGFYIGVLSCIGGFAFVWHMFWLAGLSVLGIIISLIARLGNKHPHYYVKADEVERIETRTRNA, encoded by the coding sequence ATGTTTGGAAGACTGAATGCATTAGCCCTGAAGCATGACTGGATTGAGTATGCTGCTGGGGTTTCTATGGTCCTAGCGGGGATCTTCATCCTAGCCCTGATCACCTATCACAAGAAGTGGAAGTGGCTTTGGGAAGAATACATCACCTCTGTCGATCATAAAAAAATTGGGATCATGTATTTGGTTGTCTCGTTTGTGATGCTTGTCAAAGGGTTCATCGATGCTCTCATGATGCGTGCACAACAAGCTATTGCATGTGGAGATAACTTGGGCTATTTAGGTGCAGAACACTATCAGCAAATCTTTACTGCGCATGGTGTGACGATGATCTTTTTTGTTGGCATGGGAGTGATCTTTGGTCTTATCAACATCATCTTACCACTGCAACTTGGAGCTCGCGATGTGGCTTTTCCTTTACTCAACTCGATTAGCTTTTGGCTGTTTACTGCAGGTGGTCTTTACATTTTGATTTCTCTTGTCATTGGAGTATTTGCAGGAACGGGTTGGACGGCATATCCTCCTCTTGCCGGGCTCAAATACAACCCGGGTGTGGGGGTTGATTATTGGATATGGAGCATTCAGATATCCGGGATAGGGAGTTTGCTTTCAGGAGTGAATTTCTTTGTCACCATTCTCAAAATGCGTTGCCCTGGAATGACTCTTTGGAGAATGCCTGTTTTTGCTTGGGCAACACTTGGTTGTGTGATTCTAATCATTGCATCATTTCCCATCTTGACGGCGAACCTCGCAATGCTTTCAACAGACCGATTGCTGGATACGAAAATCTTTACGGCGGGTTTTGGGGGAAATCCGATGATGTACATCAACTTGCTTTGGGCTTGGGGACATCCTGAAGTTTACATCTTGATCTTACCGATCTTTGGTGTCTTTTCTGAGTATGTTCCAGTTTTTTCACGCAAAAAACTGTTCGGATACCCTTCGATGGTTTGGGCGATTATTGTGATTGTCTTCCTCTCCTTTATCGTCTGGTTACACCACTTTTTTACGATGGGTGCAGGGCCCAGTGTGAACGCTTTTTTTGGAATCATGACGATGATTATCGCTGTCCCAACAGGGGTCAAGGTTTTCAACTGGCTCTTTACAATGTATCGTGGGAAGGTACAGTTCACATCGCCGATGCTTTGGTTTGTCGGGTTTGTGATCACCTTTGCCTTAGGAGGAATGACAGGGGTCATGATGGCGGTTCCTGGGATCGACTTTCAAGTGCACAATAGCCTCTTTTTGATTGCCCACTTTCACCAAGTGATTATTGGAGGAGTGGTATTTGGATTTTTCGGTGGATTCACCTATTGGTTCCCTAAAATGTTTGGGTTCACCTTGATTGAAAAGTATGGAAAGGCGGCGTTTTGGTGTTGGTTCTTTGGTTTCTTGATTGCTTTCATGCCTCTTTATCTTCTTGGGTTTATGGGAGCAACCAGACGACTCAACCATTATGAAGCCTCAACGGGGTGGCAGCCTCTTTTTGTTACAGCTGCAATCGGTTCCCTCATCATTGCAGTTGGGGTCTTCTTTCAAGTGCTTCAGCTTTGGGTCAGCATTAAGCACCGAAAAGAAAATCGGGATACAACAGGAGATCCATGGGATGGGCGCACATTGGAGTGGGCGACCACATCTCCTCCACCTTTTTACAACTTCGCATTCACTCCGGAAGTTCATGGTCGTGATGCGTTTTGGGACATGAAATATTCGAAGAGAAAACCTCTAGACAATAGGCCATATGAAGACATTCATATGCCATCGAATTCAGGTATCGGGTTTTACATCGGTGTTTTAAGTTGTATCGGTGGGTTTGCATTTGTCTGGCATATGTTTTGGTTAGCAGGTCTTTCTGTCTTGGGGATTATCATCTCCTTAATAGCTCGCTTAGGAAATAAACATCCTCATTACTATGTCAAAGCAGACGAAGTTGAGAGAATAGAAACAAGGACACGTAACGCATGA